NNNNNNNNNNNNNNNNNNNNNNNNNNNNNNNNNNNNNNNNNNNNNNNNNNNNNNNNNNNNNNNNNNNNNNNNNNNNNNNNNNNNNNNNNNNNNNNNNNNNNNNNNNNNNNNNNNNNNNNNNNNNNNNNNNNNNNNNNNNNNNNNNNNNNNNNNNNNNNNNNNNNNNNNNNNNNNNNNNNNNNNNNNNNNNNNNNNNNNNNNNNNNNNNNNNNNNNNNNNNNNNNNNNNNNNNNNNNNNNNNNNNNNNNNNNNNNNNNNNNNNNNNNNNNNNNNNNNNNNNNNNNNNNNNNNNNNNNNNNNNNNNNNNNNNNNNNNNNNNNNNNNNNNNNNNNNNNNNNNNNNNNNNNNNNNNNNNNNNNNNNNNNNNNNNNNNNNNNNNNNNNNNNNNNNNNNNNNNNNNNNNNNNNNNNNNNNNNNNNNNNNNNNNNNNNNNNNNNNNNNNNNNNNNNNNNNNNNNNNNNNNNNNNNNNNNNNNNNNNNNNNNNNNNNNNNNNNNNNNNNNNNNNNNNNNNNNNNNNNNNNNNNNNNNNNNNNNNNNNNNNNNNNNNNNNNNNNNNNNNNNNNNNNNNNNNNNNNNNNNNNNNNNNNNNNNNNNNNNNNNNNNNNNNNNNNNNNNNNNNNNNNNNNNNNNNNNNNNNNNNNNNNNNNNNNNNNNNNNNNNNNNNNNNNNNNNNNNNNNNNNNNNNNNNNNNNNNNNNNNNNNNNNNNNNttttaatgtaatactttttttatttttttattttaaaaatgattattgaaaattttcaaattttaaaaggatgattattcaaatttttctactatttatatattcttcttatttaattaaattaattttaatatttaatttgttatttagcattttaaaaatgacttggaatttaatgtaatactttttctatttttttatttttttattttaaaaatgacatggCAGATGACGTGTCAGGCATGACTgacgtggcagctgacgtgggagagaatgtgttacactcaccaaaaaaaggTTTCATATATTACTTTTTAGTAGGTTCAGGGGTTCAAGtgataaacatgtaagtaaaagtatCCAATTTATAAAACCGACATAGTATAGGGTCCAGGAGGTGATTTtgccaaaaagaaaagaacatgAAGAATAAGGAATTGATCAAATAGTGGTCCCAAAAGGTCCATTTGTCAAGATATTAAATACCTCAAATAACTATGAGGTGgcatatgaaattcataataaaatttttggtatattttgtGTTTTAACTTCTTAAATGATCAAATCTGTGATTGGATTTGAACTTGCATTTTTTATAtcagaatatttttattttatacctAATATTTATCCCTAACGATTAGACATAAGCCCATATGCATATTATTAAAAACATACTGAATTTAATTTCATAAGTGGTATTTAGGATAGGCGGTACATATGCAACTTTATAAAGGTGGagaaactatttttgaaatccaatACCCTACTAAATCATTCCATATAGAGTATCCTATTTAGGCTAATAAAGTAGGGATGGGCTTGGGTAGTTTGAGTTGGATCATAAAATTGTTGGCCCAAGTCTGCGTattagtttgttgttttttttggaaatttttttagaaatagcAATAATTTGGTGCTTGATTATCAAACATAGCCATAGTTTGGATGATTACCAAATTTATCAAGAATTTTTGAAATTCGCTCTGTATAAGTGATACATCAGTTTCTGAAATTTACCCTATATAAATGATACATAAATTCGCGATGTATCAGTGATGCACCAATAGATACACAGACAATTGCTAAATCAGAGCGAAGCTAATTATTATATCACTCATAAACAAAGAATTCTAGAACTTTCACTGGTATAATCTAAAACATCAATACCCCTAATTAACAAAGGCTTAAACAAAACCAGAGAATATATCACGTTTAAAGTGAACAACTTTCAAAAGCTTAAAATATAATGGAAACTCATTAAAAGAGAAATTTAAGTTTTGTGTACTATcaatgtataaaatattttacactatcaggtaaacttgacatgctattaaaaaaatgaataacctgTAACAACAGATCGAATTTAGCTAGTAATTTGTACTTTGTATGCACAAAACTTTAGTGGGTGTATATTGAAAAGCAAACATCATTAAgcatctctctctctccctctctctatgcagtgagcatgatctgattatgattttcatataAAACATCACACAGTCTTATATACTACCAtgagtttgagaaaaaaaaataatttcatgtttTTTGCTAAACGAAacctttatttcatttatatagTCCTATTACAGGCAgagtttgagaaaaaaaagaaaaattttcgtCTTACATTGTCATGACTCGACTTTGATCCCTAGCAATGACGAAGGTAATACTTTTAGCTTCTCTTATGCTTTTCCTTTGCATTTTCACATGCCTCTTCAATTATAGATAATCCAGAGAGTTATAAAAGCAGCCATACATTCATTATTCTGATTTTCTGAGTTGGCCTAACAATATTATTACTCAGACTAGTGCATAAAACGCAAGCATATATATACTTCTGGAGCATACATATTTATTCTCCAAGTAACATAATTAAAgtacataaattaaaatcaaacacCACAATAGGTCTTCAGAGGAGATTCAAATCTTATGCCTTCTTCGGAGTAGCAAAAAGCTAGGAATTCAAGATGATCAAAGGGCTTATAGAGTAAAGGATGCTCTTCATCTACCAGGTCTTGTGGTGCCTGGATCATGTATCCGACTTTATTAGGTATTGAAAACAAACCAACTGAGTACCTTTCTTCGTTTCCTGTCATCATCACTCTATGATATGGCGAATGCATCCGACCATTTGTCCATGCCTACGGAAAAAAATCATACAAACTATCGTTCATTTCCAGATAAAACGTAAGACCTGAAGGACAGATAGGTCCGTTTATTGGATATGTAACGTGAAAAACAGGATATATTACATgctataattaattattagtaGAAATAAGTTGATATAATAATCTTTTTTGTATATACATTCAGTGGCGGACCTACAAAAGACTAAAGAATGACAGTAGGGTGGTCCGTCGAGCATCCAATCTCAGGATAGAACAATGTGCGCGCTAGTTTAAAAATTGAATCCGCCACTATCCTAAGttaaaccaaaagaaaataagagcaGAGCTAAATGTTAGAAGAACTTACGTGCAGACAGTCTCCAATCATGACAGTGAAAGTGTTTGGCGTAGGATCGACATTGATCCACTGCCCATCTTTGGTCAAAACTTGAAGACCCTTCACCTGATTTTGGCACAGTATGGTAACAATGTTCTTGTCTGTGTGAGCACTCAGTCCTAGTTTAGTTTCACTGCTTTGAGGTGCTTTATAGTTCATCAGTCGAAGAATATAGTTGGTCGAATTCATATGCTCATCCGTGTACTTTTCGAGGCCTAAGCTCTCCAGAATCCTCCTCCTTACTATCTGGTCTAACTCTGATAGTTGCTCCGAGTATGACTGAATAGTTTTACTGCCATCACATATAAGAATTGAAATATTATAAATTGCTAAAGAATAAGGTATTACTAATAGGCATAACATCTATGCACCATTTAGTAGGGCTGTGCATATTCCAGTCCTTTCTTTGACTTGGTGATGAACTCATGTCATGATGAATAAACCTCAATAACCCAATGACATATCTCCTGTTTTGGACTTGTCAAGCTTGAATGATGCTACTAATTCCTACTGGACTATTTGTTTCCATTGACTACTACTATTGACTATTTGAGTTTAGCTCAATAGTGAATATCAGATAAAATGTTTAGTGAATATGTGATAAGACTTAATTAGGGTGTCTCGGTACGAAGGAAAATGCTTTTCAGGAGAGTAATTGAATTTCGTAGTTACCAAATTTTGCCCAACTTCCTTATTTTTACTGATTTTAACCTCTTTGTATAAATATATAGTTACACTGTTGGGGTCTCTACACTGTTTATACATTATTGTATGGAATagatacatcatatatatatatatatacacacacattgtgtgtgtgtataaagaAGAACAATAATATAAAGTCATGTTATAATGAGGGGTTAAAGGAGAATGATGTTTTACCAAAAAGTAGGGTTTCCTTCAGGCCAAAGAATTTGAGTGAATTTCTCAACTTCATGAGGGATGTTATCATCATCAATGCCCATGCTTTCGTAAAGCGGAACTGCAGGATACTGTCCAACATAGCCATGGAAAGGTTTGGTTGAAACATTTCTAACTTTGGTTTTTAAAGGGAGATTAAAAACCTCTTGTGAGAATTCAAAAATGGAATTTCGAAGGTgtgtaggaattttatcaaaggTTGCTCCAAAGCAGCCATATTCTACTAGTGCTTTGTGAACTTGGCTTTTCACTTGGTTCCATACAAGTGTTCCTGACTTTAGGTCCTCATGAGAAAAGTCTATAATTGGAAGCTTCATATTTTCAGAACCCATTTTTGCTTTAATTTTCTACTCTCAGGTGTTCTTTGTTTGTTGAGCTGAACCTATTTATAAAAAATTGGAGTAATTAACTTGGTAGAGTTATTTGGTTGAAGAGaaatttatatgcatgcatgttgTAATTAAGACACACAACCAACAACGTCGTGTGTGGGTACTTAGTTTCCCATTTGATAGCAAAGTAACTTGTTAATGCACGTTGTTATTAAGTCAATGTATTAGTACACCTTCCTGATCACTAAGGGTAGTTTGATAGTGTGTATAAGAATAGCGTAAAATATAGTGTATTGGTAAAATTTTCCTTAACTAATACTTGCTTTCAAGGACGGAGCTAGCATATACTTAGGGGGTTCATCCGAGCCCCCTTCgaggaaaattatattatttatacatggttaaaattattttttatgtatatatagtagatgttgaaccccatTGGCTAGTTCCCGTGTGCTCTTTTGAACCTCTTAATGAAAATCTTAGCTCCGCCATTGCTTGCGTTAGTCATGCTTGCATTTTTCTTacgcagtgtttggtttgatatattaaaaataacaataattgtataatctcaaaaaaaaagtagtttttttttaaataaaaatatcccCATAAATATGATGGAAAGGATGTAGAAAAAGTTTTAAGGGACTATTGTGACTTTAACTatactaatgcatgcattaaatcCATTCCATTACTGACAGGGGCAGAGCTACCCTTTGCCGAGGGGGTTCGGATACCACCTTCGgcgaaaaattatgctatatacatggttaaaactattttttatgtatatatattagatgttgaaccaccttcggttagttcgtatgttcacttatgaaccTCCTTAGTGAatatcctggctccgccactgattaCTGATACCATGGATTTCCATGCATCAATAATACACTCCTTAATACCAAATAGAGTGCAAAACTAAtgcaaatattaataatatataggaTAAAAAGGTGTACCAAACAAGTTATTAGTAACATGCATTATCTTTTTAATACTCTCTGCCAAATGGCCCCTAAGTGTTTTAGGTAGAGATGGGCATAGTTTGGGCAAAATTGAAATTCGATCTTTCAAAATCTTTGGCTTGGATTTTCAGATTACGAATAGAATATGTAATCTGGGTTTaacttctaaaattttcaaacCTATGATTGGATTTGAACTTTGGAATTTTGATATCcgaattcaaattttttataccTAATATATCCTTAACGAGTAGAGACTAACCCAAATACAGAACATTAAGTCCAATGCAATAAaaacatatttgatttaatttcaTAAGTGGAGTTTGGAAAGGATAGCTTATGTGCAGCCTTATCCGTAAGTATCTTGTGAATGTGGAGAAACTATATTTGTAATTAAATACCTTACTAAATGATTCAATACATCCAATTAGCTAGGCCAATGAATAGTGTAAGATCATCTCACTGTATTTTATATTGTCATTTCAAGAGTTGTGACATTGACAGATTGACTCCTTAGGGAAgcatattaattgatgtttagatcGAGTTTATTATAAGAATTGGTGGCTAATAATTGACTTGACTATTGAACTATTAGTATAGTGATCTATCTAGATTATATGATTTTACTTTGTTTGTTAAATTAATACTTTCTTGATAATTGTTCCATTTCTTGAATGAAAATTTTATCTGGGCGATTGTGGGGGTTATTAAAGCAAAATTTGATatgaataccttatttgaatGTTCATTTTTGTAAAAAGAAGAAATTCAATTTATAGGCTCAAAACTtgaaatctaaaataatcaaatcaacaaCGTTTCAATCTAAAACTCAAATTTTAGCCAACACGACCAACAACGTTGTGTGTGGTTACGTACTTTCCCCATTTGATAATAAAATAACTTGTTATGCAAGTTATTTATTTAGTAAATGTATTAGTAGGCCTTCCTAACTAAGCTTTTTAGGTAGAGCTAGTCATAGAACATAGTTTGGGACcaatatgggttgtggtgcagtggatgaggctgctccacccttaatcagaggtcgaggattcgaccctgggtatgtagaaaactctgttgggagcgctgtcaccttaataggccctgcaacgcgcgatccgaattagtcggggctccaatgcgggcactggacaccggatgggaaaccaaaaaaacaaaaaaaaaaagtcatagttTGGGCAAAATTGAAATTCGATCTTTTTGAATTCTTTGGTTTGGATTTTCATATTTGGATATCTATTTTGGGTTCAACTTCTTAAATGGTCAAATGAACTATGATTCGATATGAGTTTGCATTTTTGATATCcgaattttttcattttataccTAATATTTATTCCTAACGGATAGACATAAGCCTATAtgcataatattaaaaatatactcGGTTTTATTTCATAACTGGGGATTTGGGATGGATGGTGTCTATGCAACTTTGtaaaggtatatttttgaaatcCAATACCCTACTAAATCAGTCAATATAGTGTATCCTATTAGGCGAATGAATAGTACTGTAAATTGAGATGAATTTtactgtattttttttattgtcaTCTGAAGAGTTGTGACACTGAGTCCTTAAGGAAgcatattaattgatgtttagatcGAGTTTATATAAATTAAAGGACAGTAATTGACCTGAATATGAACTATTAGTACGTAGTATGATCTATATATCTAgatatgatttttagttttttaaattaAGAATTCCTTGATGATTGTTCCATTCttgaatgaaaattttatttgaatgattGCGGTGGAAATGGAAAATTATTAAAGCAAGTCGGTATGAATACTTTATTCGGATGTTCATTTTTGTAAGAAGAAGAAATTCAATTTATAGgctcaaaattgaaaatctaaaataactaaatCAACTAAtctgttataaactaataaagaataaagcaaataaagaataaagaagaagactAGGAGAATAGAGAGaatgattcttatttcttttctttgagggatgatttacaatgaagaaagcccttctatttatagggagaaTTTGTCCCTATTTTCACActaaagacaaatacatcaaatcctgatagatatcaactagatcttattagatcttgatagacattcactataatgtaaatatatttataacactaccccttgaatgtctagatagataatgtgtctcgttaaaactttactagaaaaaatccagtaggaaaaaaaaatctagtgaaagaaaaagagtacacatttctaacaatacgcatatcagctgccttattaaaaaccttacaaggaaaatccagtgggacaaaacctcgtaaggaaaaaagagtacaacgcgtattaactccccctaatgagaacatccttgaacctttgcatcctgatcttgtgcaccatcttcttaaaagttgtaattggagaagatttggagAATAAATCAGGCACATTTtcacttgaacaaatctgttgcacgttgatatcaccattcttttgtagctcatgtatgtagaaaagttttgatgaagtgtgcttcgttctatctccttttatgaatcctccattaagatgtgctatgaaTGATgtattatctccgtataaaattgtgggtagattattgtcatatttcacaccacatttttctcgaatgagatgtatcatagacctcaaccatacacattcccggcttgcttcatgaatagctattatctcagcgtgattcgatgaagtggctacgatagactgctttgtatatctccaagatattgcagtaccaccacatatgaacacataacctatTTGAGACCTAGCTTTATGTAGGTTAGATAAATATCCAAAATCAGCATGATCAATAAGATCAGGACTGCAAACtttctaacaaattaactaaaaaaaaggctatatcaggccttgtagtatttacaagatacattagtgcatcaattgcactaagatatggtacttcataaccaaggagttcctcattcttttcatgaggtcggaatggatccttattcaatttttgcatatttctcatttaagcaaatattctattgcttttgaaaactctccaagagtttcaatgatactcaaatcatcaaattatatcttatgaagataataaaaagttttccagaaactttatatgcttcaggcattttgaatcatttagggattttcatatggatgtttgtcaagtaacaatatccaacatgtcaagtgtgatatcttcaagtgtctggactgcaaataaaataagttttacacttaccaaaaagcatcctttcaggtcacttgataaatatttctacgccAGCATGCTTAAATGAACGTAGAATTCAGattctcataatcttttacaatattgcgcaaataatcaaagatatcgtcgatgattttttattttgtattgattcacaatgcgacataacattttgagatctcaccacttcattattttcaggtacctaaacctctcataaggtttcatgaagtgttatgtcataggctcttcaagagcacattgccttcttatcatgATCATTTGCTCattatccttttcaagaattattttatttggaaccgattggtcaattatgcttcacgcatgcatagactttatcctttaaggacacaaaataggagcacttgcagctaaatatgagacgccttcggcatttgacttgaattatcttttgaatgaagatctaatgataatttctaacatatttcatagctgcttataatctcccccttatgttaggaaaactaacatacatcctccatcttctttgaggaatccatctttgagcatcatggtatatttattaatcgtataccgcacatcaaaactattagatggaatagttggttcctggcCTTGAACCAATTTAGagtgaagaaataatcataatatattagtctaatgcatacaagtactattgtatgcaatatatcatatttcataccaatacatgaaacttttttctcattagtaatggttcaactatttatggaagacattcaatgctaaaccatcatcatcaagttgaattatcttgattatacaatctgaaaattatgctcaatttatattgaacaagtaactttatgaatgtcaaacgtaggttgaccatgaatgtacatgtgatcatcttattgatgcatcttttcaacatatcacatgataggtgaacggacccatattcaccttttattcttttcagattttgagggatccaatcccaaaattagttggtctaaccaacttatcatgagaacaagcaacattaaagttcatgaagaattttctaattcttcaatatatgttcaatactcagtgagcacatcttcgagatatcacaatcgttcatgtcaacttaagAACTTTTAAtgtagtaaactccaagtttaccatgatatgtgtttttgctttagtaaatttcaaatttactattatataaataaatttcagatttactacttcagaagtagatttcaaaattattcaacctctttagGAGGTGGGTtatgatacaatcacaatcaagtacacgtttgcattaataagtttctcattccccattaatggaatataatcgtgccttaagcctatcaaattatgatagcttataacctctttcaaaattttgctacttcagaagcaaatcgaggcatacatatgatgtagagaatttttctctagtatatcttataatcatataagcgtgtgaaaatatcatcattttttatgatcattatcatattgtccctccacgcatatattcgtgcattcaatcacttgtcttctttcagacatattatgcactgctaccacatacacctcaagaatgaagtaagtagtcatatttcagacttatcatgtattgctaccacattcacttcatggagtggagcatattcaatgggtcgaattttatgatttttcattgaaCACCCATTATTTTACCTTAGTCATCATAGTATCATCAGTATGGTGtattaagattcaaactcaacatcttatccatataaaaacgtcttaggcatgaatcgatgggacttgaatccaacatattatcatcctttttgataatattattcttgagtaataaatttaaaatataaatagttccaaatcaattatttttcctcaaatccaataataattatattagtagtagcaaaagaaagataatataAAGAATTACTGACCTTGAAATACTTCAAATTTATAATCTctccttgtttggcagagtctcgtgctgataacgtgttataaactaataaagaataaacaagaagaatagagagaatagagagagtgattcttatttcttctcttgagagatgatttacaatgaagaagTCCTTCtagatgatttacaatgaagaagcccttctatttataggagaaatttgtccttagtttcacactaaaagacaaatacatcaaatcctgatagatatcaattagatcttattagatcttgatagacattcactataatgtaaatacatttataacataatctgaaatctTACTAATTAAGAAAATTGATCCAACCAAACTTAtttggattaaatttgaatttcaattacTTAAATCAAAAGGAATGAAAATTCTAGTTAAaatttgtatatcggatctaaaCTGCCGCAACCCTATTCTTAGGTGGACCTCTAAGATATCAAGAGATTGGATGGGCTAAAGTAGCATGTTTATTTAAGAGTTAatgggaaaaaaagagaaaaaactacacattatagataaaataatttaataattacatggtatggttaatattttaaaaaattataattcatagttaataatttttaataattacatggtCTGGTTAATGTATATATCAAGGGGAAAGAACAATAATAacacctaaaattaaaataattccacaaaaataacacctaaaactaaaaaccCGGTAAATAGCCATTCACATACCTTTAACTACATATAACCGGAAATGcgttaaaatcaaaatataattttacctattttctttctttttcattcacAGTTTCCTTTTGATTCAAACTCCTAATTCTCCCTTTCATTACCTTTTATGATACTCATATTTACCTTTTTCACTCCACAAAATTTTGTATAAATCTCTAAGAATCTGCATTCAATTAGCTTAAATAGTTTTTCACCAATAAATGATAAATCATCCTCAATAAATTCATAAACAGATAAAAGATCGTCTTTCACCACTTTCTTGCTTGCTTTTTCATTTGATGGACCCGATTTTTCCACCATTTtcaacaaaaatctcaaaatcaaatagaGAATTTCTAAGCAAAGTAAGATTTTTTAGGTAGGTTATACGGTAGAAAAGTGTAACAAAAAAAGATTTATTGATATCAAACTACGGAGTAAAAATATACTCCCcgtttctatctttttttttaaattattatttttcttagctGGGCGGTTAATAGAAAATAACTACTGTGTATGCTTGCACATactgtatcaatgtggtataaaagtgtattaatctagtataaaaaatttatcaattggATATATGGACCTTCTACCTTGttataaaagtatatcaatgtggtataaaagagtatcaattgggtataagatcccctctttcttttttaaaaagtgtatcaatgcagtattaaagtgtatcaatatggtataaaagtgtatcaattgggtatagaaaCTACATGTGGTTGATTGAGCCAATGgctaaaagaggaaaataaattgGGCCGACTGGCTACAGTTGTCCACATTTTTAAATTGCGGGTCATTTTTTTAAATGGTCAGCCCATGTCCTTTTGCCATGTATCAAAGGCAAGTAAAACTTTCTctctcataattaattttttgttttatctcTTAGCTAGAGTGTTTAGCGGTAATATGTTATTCTTTTATTGAACGTTTTAGTGGCAGTATATATTCCTCCTAGTAGGGTGCTTGGATT
This sequence is a window from Capsicum annuum cultivar UCD-10X-F1 unplaced genomic scaffold, UCD10Xv1.1 ctg77490, whole genome shotgun sequence. Protein-coding genes within it:
- the LOC124894791 gene encoding probable 2-oxoglutarate-dependent dioxygenase AOP1; translation: MGSENMKLPIIDFSHEDLKSGTLVWNQVKSQVHKALVEYGCFGATFDKIPTHLRNSIFEFSQEVFNLPLKTKVRNVSTKPFHGYVGQYPAVPLYESMGIDDDNIPHEVEKFTQILWPEGNPTFCKTIQSYSEQLSELDQIVRRRILESLGLEKYTDEHMNSTNYILRLMNYKAPQSSETKLGLSAHTDKNIVTILCQNQVKGLQVLTKDGQWINVDPTPNTFTVMIGDCLHAWTNGRMHSPYHRVMMTGNEERYSVGLFSIPNKVGYMIQAPQDLVDEEHPLLYKPFDHLEFLAFCYSEEGIRFESPLKTYCGV